The following proteins are co-located in the candidate division WOR-3 bacterium genome:
- a CDS encoding class I SAM-dependent methyltransferase, translating to MFKKCLFLDEEFYIEKKVLIPREETSLLVNYLKELKEKKLKPEIIIDFGTGTGILAIWAKRIFPFSCVLAVDFLKKACRCAKINSRKKKAKIKVIRTKSFKIFKKEKIDLIISNPPYLSEEEYKKYGPFKGESKKSLLGGKKGYEVFLKWLKEAFEVLKRGGIFISEISEFWDKDILSGFKKYLIDERKDFFNKNRIWIFKKF from the coding sequence ATTTTCAAAAAATGCTTATTTTTAGATGAAGAATTTTATATAGAAAAAAAGGTTTTAATTCCAAGAGAAGAAACATCTCTTTTAGTCAATTATTTAAAGGAGCTTAAAGAAAAAAAATTAAAACCTGAAATCATTATTGATTTTGGAACAGGAACAGGAATTTTGGCAATATGGGCAAAAAGAATATTCCCTTTTTCCTGCGTTTTAGCAGTTGATTTTTTAAAAAAAGCTTGTAGATGTGCCAAAATAAATAGTAGAAAGAAAAAGGCAAAAATAAAAGTAATAAGAACAAAAAGTTTTAAAATTTTCAAGAAAGAAAAAATTGATTTAATAATTTCAAACCCACCTTATCTTTCAGAAGAGGAATATAAAAAATATGGACCATTTAAAGGTGAATCAAAAAAATCTCTATTAGGCGGGAAAAAGGGATATGAAGTTTTTTTAAAATGGTTAAAAGAAGCCTTTGAAGTTTTAAAAAGGGGAGGCATTTTTATAAGTGAAATTTCAGAATTCTGGGACAAGGATATTCTTTCAGGTTTTAAAAAATATTTAATAGATGAAAGAAAAGATTTTTTTAATAAAAATAGGATTTGGATTTTTAAGAAGTTTTAA
- the miaA gene encoding tRNA (adenosine(37)-N6)-dimethylallyltransferase MiaA, with translation MEDKIKVFALIGHTGSGKNKLAFELAKELGVKIILCDSKKVYKLMDIGTAKPIEDMRKEVEYFMIDIKYPDEYYSAGDYARDAEKIIVELHERGERFFVVGGSTLYLKALFENFISLPPVPSELREKLKKEETLKLYELLKKIDPERALKIHPNDRVRIERAIEIYELTGEKPSELYKRKGDKKIVPYYFAIYWEREKRRERINKRFDEMMEKGFLEEVENLLNRGYDLRYKSLDAHGYKELILYKMGEIKDIKEAVNLAKKRTYEYTKRQLNFFKNYLNIKPFFYKMEDEKMDDVKEKIKKILKEEIWKDS, from the coding sequence TTGGAAGATAAAATAAAGGTTTTTGCATTAATAGGACATACTGGTTCAGGAAAAAATAAATTGGCTTTTGAATTAGCAAAAGAACTTGGAGTAAAAATAATTCTTTGTGATTCAAAAAAAGTTTATAAATTAATGGATATAGGAACAGCAAAACCCATAGAGGATATGAGAAAGGAGGTGGAATACTTTATGATTGATATAAAGTATCCTGACGAATATTACAGTGCAGGGGATTATGCAAGGGATGCAGAAAAAATAATTGTTGAGCTTCATGAAAGAGGGGAAAGATTTTTTGTTGTGGGAGGTTCTACACTTTATTTAAAGGCTCTTTTTGAAAATTTTATTTCCTTACCACCTGTTCCTTCTGAATTGAGGGAAAAGTTAAAAAAGGAAGAAACATTAAAGCTTTATGAATTGTTAAAAAAAATTGATCCGGAAAGGGCTTTAAAAATACATCCAAATGATAGGGTGAGAATTGAAAGGGCAATAGAGATTTATGAACTTACAGGGGAAAAGCCATCGGAGTTATATAAAAGAAAAGGTGATAAGAAAATAGTTCCATATTATTTTGCCATATACTGGGAAAGGGAAAAAAGGAGGGAGCGGATTAATAAGAGGTTTGATGAAATGATGGAAAAGGGTTTTTTGGAAGAGGTTGAGAATTTATTAAATAGAGGGTATGATTTAAGGTATAAATCACTTGACGCACATGGATATAAGGAACTTATATTATATAAAATGGGAGAGATAAAGGATATTAAAGAGGCGGTGAATCTTGCAAAGAAGAGGACCTATGAATATACAAAGAGACAGTTGAATTTTTTTAAAAATTATCTTAATATTAAACCTTTTTTTTATAAAATGGAAGATGAAAAAATGGATGATGTTAAAGAGAAAATTAAAAAAATTTTAAAGGAGGAAATATGGAAGGACTCATAA
- a CDS encoding SufD family Fe-S cluster assembly protein: MLTEIKIKNQEYLKKREEVFSSLKDLPLPSERYTDLRNIPFEDYLKVKEDILIRDELSDLDGILLFPDFLDNKIAYDLFLKVFEVKKDRLIATHFIFPTGGFFLELNNSEKNFDLSSVSPLDSTYSFQTYIFKLNSSYLELKINQENEGNFFSHNLFIFLLDDASKIKLYNFHNSNISYLFNSLFLFLGRDSEAEIFSAYFRNPYSKVDKYIFIEGEGAKALVKDVFVGEKKNFLSLRNDLIFKKSYTSGEEYSRGILFDESTVCFYGLARVEENLKKINAFVEGDALLLSSSASFLPVPSLEILSNDLRCTHSVNSGPLSEEKLFYMISRGLSREEAVRMYVESYLLSNLDGAEESFKERVIKVLKNVYF, translated from the coding sequence ATGTTAACAGAAATAAAAATTAAAAACCAAGAATATTTAAAGAAAAGGGAAGAGGTCTTCAGTAGTTTAAAGGATCTTCCTCTTCCAAGTGAGAGGTATACAGATTTAAGGAATATCCCTTTTGAAGATTATTTAAAGGTAAAAGAAGATATTCTTATAAGAGACGAATTATCAGATTTAGATGGTATTCTTCTATTTCCCGATTTTCTTGATAATAAAATTGCTTATGATCTATTTTTAAAAGTTTTTGAAGTTAAAAAGGATAGACTTATTGCCACTCATTTTATTTTTCCCACAGGAGGTTTTTTTCTTGAATTAAATAATAGTGAAAAAAATTTCGATTTAAGTTCAGTTTCTCCTTTAGATTCTACTTACAGTTTTCAGACTTATATTTTTAAACTTAATTCCTCATATTTAGAACTCAAAATTAATCAGGAAAATGAAGGAAACTTTTTTTCACATAATCTTTTTATTTTTCTTCTTGATGATGCTTCAAAGATAAAATTATATAATTTTCATAATTCTAATATTTCCTACCTTTTCAATTCTTTATTCTTGTTTCTGGGAAGGGATTCTGAGGCAGAAATATTCTCTGCCTATTTCAGAAATCCTTATTCAAAGGTTGATAAGTATATTTTTATTGAAGGTGAAGGTGCGAAAGCCCTTGTTAAGGATGTTTTTGTAGGGGAAAAGAAAAATTTTTTAAGTTTAAGGAATGACCTTATATTTAAGAAAAGTTATACAAGTGGTGAAGAATATTCAAGAGGTATTTTATTTGACGAATCCACTGTTTGTTTTTATGGTCTTGCAAGGGTTGAGGAAAATTTAAAGAAAATAAATGCTTTTGTTGAGGGTGATGCCCTTTTGCTTTCGAGTAGTGCAAGTTTTCTTCCAGTTCCTTCTCTTGAAATACTTTCAAATGATTTAAGGTGCACTCATTCAGTAAATTCGGGTCCTCTTTCAGAGGAGAAACTTTTTTATATGATTTCCAGGGGATTAAGTAGGGAAGAAGCTGTAAGGATGTATGTTGAATCTTATTTACTTTCCAATTTAGATGGTGCAGAAGAAAGTTTTAAAGAAAGGGTAATTAAAGTATTGAAAAATGTTTATTTTTAA
- the mutL gene encoding DNA mismatch repair endonuclease MutL, producing the protein MKIRRLEKELIYKIRAGEVIEDPSSVVKELIENSLDAGAKKIEIFVEDGGKRLIEVKDDGEGMDEEDLSLCFLPFTSSKIEKPEDLKRITTYGFRGEALFAISKVSRVIIKSSINSNFEGNEIFIDGGEKKYLKPCAHPKGTTVTVRELFYSVPARRKFLKTGSQELKKIIEVVMKYALSNPEVEFLLKDEREIIFNLPSVNSFKERISSIFGEDFLKELVEIEESKKNFSFTLFLSKPEFLKESPQRFFFVNRRPFYDNSFIRAFSNIYTDRFKSPDVFLFLFINPEEVDFNIHPQKLQVKFSPKLGFPFRIVNIVRGTVKEKSTGDKKIELLIKLGGDKFKEDVKQLEFGEMQKREDKKEPLIYEDIWQFENTYIVVKFEKGLLIIDQHTAHEKIIYERILSSRKFKTNYIAFPILLKLSPTEFSTYKEIKPILENIGFEIREIRATEIQIEGLPDFIKKFSKENFIEIINSIKKEKKLDPLNVYKEISCKSAIKKGDVLRKEEMTNILIELFSLDDPFFCPHGRPVMIQITKDELDRKFGR; encoded by the coding sequence ATGAAAATAAGGAGATTAGAAAAAGAATTAATTTATAAAATAAGAGCAGGTGAAGTAATAGAGGATCCATCCTCAGTTGTGAAAGAATTGATTGAAAATTCCCTTGATGCAGGTGCTAAAAAAATTGAGATTTTTGTTGAGGATGGGGGAAAAAGGTTGATAGAGGTAAAGGATGATGGAGAGGGAATGGATGAAGAGGATCTTTCTCTCTGTTTTTTACCTTTTACATCAAGTAAGATAGAAAAGCCAGAGGATTTAAAAAGAATAACAACTTATGGATTTAGAGGGGAGGCACTTTTTGCCATTTCAAAAGTTTCAAGGGTTATTATTAAAAGTTCCATTAATTCAAATTTTGAGGGGAATGAAATTTTTATAGATGGTGGAGAGAAGAAATATTTAAAACCCTGTGCTCATCCAAAGGGTACAACTGTCACGGTGAGGGAACTTTTTTATTCTGTTCCTGCAAGAAGAAAATTTTTAAAAACTGGGAGTCAGGAATTAAAAAAAATTATAGAGGTTGTAATGAAGTATGCTCTTTCAAATCCTGAAGTGGAATTTCTTTTAAAAGATGAAAGGGAAATAATATTTAATTTACCCTCTGTTAATAGTTTTAAAGAAAGAATCTCTTCAATTTTTGGTGAGGATTTTTTGAAGGAGTTGGTTGAGATTGAAGAAAGTAAAAAGAATTTTTCCTTTACTTTGTTTTTATCAAAACCAGAATTTTTAAAGGAATCTCCTCAAAGATTTTTTTTTGTTAACAGAAGACCTTTTTATGACAATTCTTTTATAAGAGCTTTTTCTAATATTTATACAGATAGGTTTAAATCACCTGATGTATTTCTTTTTCTTTTTATAAACCCTGAGGAAGTTGATTTTAATATTCATCCTCAGAAGTTACAGGTTAAGTTTTCACCCAAACTTGGTTTTCCTTTCAGGATTGTAAATATAGTAAGGGGCACTGTTAAGGAAAAAAGTACAGGTGATAAAAAAATAGAACTTCTTATAAAATTAGGTGGGGATAAATTTAAGGAAGATGTTAAACAGCTTGAATTTGGTGAAATGCAAAAAAGAGAAGATAAGAAAGAGCCTTTAATTTATGAGGATATATGGCAATTTGAAAACACTTATATAGTTGTAAAGTTTGAAAAAGGTTTACTAATAATAGATCAGCATACAGCCCATGAGAAAATTATTTATGAAAGGATATTAAGTTCAAGAAAATTTAAAACAAATTATATAGCCTTTCCAATTCTTTTGAAGCTTTCCCCTACTGAGTTTTCTACTTATAAGGAAATAAAGCCTATTTTAGAAAATATTGGTTTTGAAATAAGAGAAATTAGAGCTACGGAGATTCAGATTGAGGGTTTGCCCGATTTTATAAAAAAGTTTTCAAAGGAAAATTTTATAGAAATAATTAATTCAATAAAAAAGGAAAAAAAGCTTGACCCCTTGAATGTTTATAAAGAGATTAGCTGTAAGAGTGCAATAAAAAAGGGTGATGTTTTAAGAAAGGAAGAAATGACAAATATTTTAATAGAACTTTTTTCTCTTGATGATCCCTTTTTCTGTCCACATGGTAGACCTGTCATGATCCAAATTACTAAGGATGAACTTGATAGAAAATTTGGAAGATAA
- a CDS encoding methylenetetrahydrofolate reductase produces MKEKIIFEVIPPPFDWNEEKILNFSERIKKIMKENRIKFLNIPEVVDEKTREKERSVPYKEKIDNLEFSEYLKNNFNFEPIINKICVRISKKEFEEWVKKVYEKGIRYIVLVGGESSKIKYPGYSVIEAAKFIKKNYPDIKLGGITIFTRNREPYRILEKMKAGIEFFVSQIIFETSNMKQVLIHLWRLTKLENIKFPDIYISFAPAKKIKDIEFMKWLGVEFPTAINFYITENERKVESRTFEVIERMLDEIFDFSKKERLNLGFNVEHVMYSNLELSENIIKKIKERI; encoded by the coding sequence ATGAAAGAAAAAATAATTTTTGAGGTTATCCCGCCTCCCTTTGATTGGAATGAAGAAAAAATTCTAAATTTTTCTGAAAGAATTAAAAAAATAATGAAAGAAAACAGAATAAAGTTTTTAAATATTCCTGAAGTGGTAGATGAAAAAACAAGAGAAAAAGAAAGAAGTGTTCCCTATAAAGAAAAAATTGATAATTTAGAATTTTCAGAATATCTCAAAAACAATTTTAATTTTGAACCAATTATAAATAAAATTTGTGTCAGGATAAGCAAAAAGGAATTTGAAGAATGGGTTAAAAAGGTATATGAAAAAGGAATAAGATACATTGTTTTAGTTGGTGGAGAATCAAGTAAAATAAAATACCCTGGATATTCGGTTATAGAAGCCGCTAAATTCATTAAAAAGAATTATCCTGATATAAAACTTGGAGGAATAACAATATTTACAAGAAACAGGGAACCTTACCGAATTCTTGAAAAAATGAAAGCAGGTATAGAATTTTTTGTATCTCAAATTATCTTTGAAACAAGCAATATGAAACAGGTTTTAATACATTTATGGAGACTCACTAAACTTGAAAATATAAAATTCCCTGATATATACATTTCCTTTGCCCCAGCAAAAAAAATAAAGGATATAGAATTTATGAAATGGCTGGGAGTAGAATTTCCTACTGCAATAAATTTTTACATAACTGAAAATGAAAGAAAAGTTGAATCAAGGACTTTTGAAGTTATTGAGAGAATGCTTGATGAGATATTTGATTTTTCTAAAAAAGAGAGGTTAAACTTGGGTTTTAATGTGGAACATGTTATGTACTCAAATCTTGAACTTTCCGAAAATATAATAAAAAAAATTAAAGAGAGAATATGA
- the sufB gene encoding Fe-S cluster assembly protein SufB, whose protein sequence is MENLKDVLTIDLKKYDFRDEVNYLYTAPKGLTRKVVEEISSIKGEPDWMREFRLRSLEIFLKKPMPLWGADIKDINFDEISYYVRPTDKKGTSWEDVPEYIKNTFEKLGIPEAERKFLAGVGAQYDSEVVYHNIRKDLEKRGVIFLDTDTALKKYPEFFKEYFGKVVPPTDNKFAALNSAVWSGGSFIYVPPGVHVEFPLQAYFRINAASMGQFERTLIIADEGSFVHYIEGCTAPMYSSYSLHAAVVEIIAKKGSRVRYTTIQNWANNIYNLVTKRAVAYQDAVVEWVDGNMGSRVTMKYPCVIMKEKGARAEIISVAYAGKGQHQDTGAKAIHLAPYTSSRIISKSVSKDGGRTTYRGLVRIIKGAKGVRSNVNCDALILDEKSRSDTYPYMEIKEEEVDLGHEASIGRISEEEIFYLTSRGIPESEALALIVLGFIEPLTKELPMEYAVELNRLIQLEMEGSIG, encoded by the coding sequence ATGGAAAATTTAAAAGATGTTTTAACTATAGATTTAAAAAAGTATGATTTTAGAGATGAAGTTAATTATCTTTATACTGCACCCAAGGGATTAACCAGGAAAGTTGTTGAGGAGATAAGTTCTATTAAAGGTGAGCCTGATTGGATGAGAGAATTCAGGTTAAGATCCCTTGAAATTTTTTTAAAAAAGCCAATGCCCTTATGGGGTGCAGATATAAAAGATATTAACTTTGATGAAATATCTTACTATGTGAGGCCCACTGATAAAAAGGGGACTTCCTGGGAGGATGTTCCTGAATACATAAAGAATACCTTTGAAAAACTTGGAATTCCTGAGGCAGAGAGAAAGTTTCTTGCAGGAGTTGGAGCACAGTATGATTCTGAAGTTGTTTATCATAACATAAGAAAAGATCTTGAAAAAAGAGGTGTTATTTTTCTTGATACAGATACTGCACTAAAGAAGTATCCTGAATTTTTTAAAGAGTATTTTGGTAAAGTTGTTCCTCCAACTGATAATAAGTTTGCTGCTTTAAATTCAGCAGTGTGGAGTGGTGGAAGTTTTATTTATGTTCCACCTGGTGTTCATGTTGAATTTCCTTTGCAGGCATATTTTAGGATTAATGCTGCGAGTATGGGCCAATTTGAAAGGACTCTCATTATTGCTGATGAAGGTTCCTTTGTTCATTATATTGAAGGCTGTACTGCACCTATGTATTCTTCCTATTCATTACATGCTGCAGTTGTTGAAATTATAGCAAAAAAGGGTTCAAGAGTTAGGTATACAACCATTCAAAACTGGGCTAACAATATTTACAATCTTGTTACGAAAAGAGCAGTTGCCTATCAGGATGCAGTTGTAGAATGGGTTGATGGTAATATGGGTTCAAGGGTTACAATGAAGTATCCCTGTGTTATAATGAAGGAAAAAGGAGCAAGGGCTGAAATAATTTCAGTAGCATATGCAGGGAAAGGTCAGCACCAGGATACAGGAGCAAAGGCAATTCATCTTGCACCTTATACTTCAAGCAGGATTATTTCAAAAAGTGTAAGCAAGGATGGTGGAAGGACAACCTATAGGGGGCTTGTAAGAATTATAAAAGGAGCAAAAGGAGTAAGGTCAAATGTAAATTGTGATGCTCTGATTCTTGATGAAAAATCAAGGTCTGATACTTATCCTTATATGGAGATTAAGGAGGAAGAGGTTGATTTAGGTCATGAGGCAAGTATTGGTAGAATATCTGAGGAAGAGATTTTTTATTTAACTTCAAGGGGTATTCCTGAGTCAGAAGCCCTTGCCCTAATTGTTCTTGGATTTATTGAACCCCTTACAAAAGAGTTACCCATGGAGTATGCAGTTGAATTAAATAGATTGATTCAACTTGAAATGGAAGGTTCAATTGGTTAA
- the sufC gene encoding Fe-S cluster assembly ATPase SufC: MEGILIKDLHVSVEDKEILKGLNLFLEKGKIHAIMGPNGSGKTTLGFVLMGHPKYKVTKGEIIFKGKNILELKADERASLGLFLGFQYPYEIKGITFQHFVWRSILALKEKKKNGESYPRNFLEYKKELKKKLELLGFDDNFAERDLNVGFSGGEKKRAEVLQMLLLKPEFAILDEVDSGLDIDSIRIVAKAIELMRSPDFGALLITHYQRILNYVKPDRVYVMVNGKIVKEGGFELVQEVEKTGYKVFENSNI; the protein is encoded by the coding sequence ATGGAAGGTATTTTAATAAAAGATCTTCATGTATCTGTTGAAGATAAAGAAATTTTAAAAGGTTTAAATCTTTTTCTTGAAAAGGGAAAAATTCATGCGATAATGGGACCAAATGGTTCTGGTAAGACAACCCTTGGTTTTGTTCTTATGGGTCATCCAAAATATAAGGTTACAAAAGGAGAAATAATTTTTAAGGGTAAAAATATTTTAGAACTTAAAGCTGATGAAAGGGCTTCGCTTGGCCTTTTTCTTGGATTTCAGTATCCTTATGAAATAAAGGGAATAACTTTTCAGCATTTCGTATGGAGAAGTATTCTTGCTCTTAAAGAGAAAAAGAAAAATGGGGAGTCTTACCCAAGGAATTTTCTGGAATATAAAAAGGAATTAAAAAAGAAACTGGAACTTCTTGGTTTTGATGATAATTTTGCTGAAAGGGATTTGAATGTTGGTTTTTCAGGAGGTGAAAAAAAGAGGGCTGAGGTTTTACAGATGCTTCTTTTAAAACCTGAATTTGCAATACTTGATGAGGTAGATTCAGGTCTTGATATTGATTCAATTCGTATTGTAGCAAAGGCTATTGAGTTAATGAGGTCTCCTGATTTTGGTGCTTTGCTTATTACACATTATCAGAGGATTTTAAATTATGTAAAACCTGATAGGGTTTATGTAATGGTAAATGGGAAAATTGTAAAAGAAGGTGGATTTGAGCTTGTTCAGGAGGTTGAGAAAACTGGATACAAAGTTTTTGAGAATTCTAATATTTAA
- a CDS encoding PD-(D/E)XK nuclease family protein, with translation MHLISPSRIYLYVSCPRCFYLEVKKGIKRPVEFFPRIPSLLDKIFKEIAEEFKEKDLPYYFKRFGLKGKLKKIKLEDKKIENTDLILRGIPDEIIENEEKKILPLDYKTSSKFPDKLPIPVQIQLDSYSLLIRLNNFETDEKAFVFYFVPYYSRNEKRIRWDTKLYEYSVNLKRLKKFIIEIDKILKEEKLPGPSKSCHFCKYVEDVKNL, from the coding sequence ATGCACCTTATATCACCATCAAGGATATACCTTTATGTTAGTTGTCCAAGGTGCTTTTATTTGGAGGTAAAAAAAGGAATAAAAAGACCAGTTGAATTTTTCCCGAGGATTCCTTCCCTTCTTGATAAAATTTTTAAAGAAATTGCTGAAGAATTTAAAGAAAAAGATCTCCCTTATTATTTTAAGAGATTTGGATTAAAGGGAAAACTCAAAAAAATAAAACTTGAAGATAAAAAAATAGAAAATACGGATTTAATCTTAAGGGGAATACCTGATGAGATCATTGAAAATGAAGAAAAAAAAATTTTACCTCTTGATTACAAAACTTCTTCAAAATTTCCTGATAAACTTCCAATTCCTGTCCAAATTCAACTTGATAGTTATTCTTTGCTTATTAGATTAAACAATTTTGAAACTGATGAAAAGGCTTTCGTTTTTTATTTTGTCCCCTATTATTCAAGGAATGAAAAGAGGATAAGATGGGATACAAAACTTTATGAATATTCAGTAAATTTAAAAAGGTTAAAGAAATTTATAATTGAAATTGATAAAATCTTAAAAGAAGAGAAATTGCCCGGACCTTCCAAAAGTTGCCACTTCTGCAAATATGTTGAAGATGTTAAGAATCTATAA
- a CDS encoding DNA polymerase I: MSLLLLVDATSLAYRAFFAFEKNPLRNSKGENTSAIFAFTNSFLRLLEEYKPTHAALVFDAKGKTKRHEIYSAYKATRPKAPDELTFSLIWIKEIGKALKIKIFEIEGYEADDVIATIAKKAEKEGFKVLIQTSDKDILQIVNENIWVLDTRPKEEILYNPQRVKEKYGLPPEKLSDYFTLIGDSIDNIPGIPGIGEKRAKEILEKYSLEEILEEPSKISDKNVVEIIKNNRDIIEVNKKLIKLELDVPIYLDMEELRIKEPDLEKLFEIFRMFEFRTLMKKFSTYLPDIKLKEDYEKVNKFPIAVHLRDGDIVGFYEEAFKIKDEDFKDIVINENKEIFVPDAKKFYKRTLKKGIDVRAKVYDPIIIYQLLYPEKPEPDEETITLEFLGKRLSDLSSKREVEILYVIKKVIPKLMEEIFREELDGVYFKIENPLTRVLAEMELSGVLIDRKIFTDLEFDILKKLKLIQEEIFSICGTRFNLNSPLKLRKILFEKLKLKPKKRTKTGYSTDQTVLQELAKEHIVPRKILEYRELFKILSTYITPLKSLIDPETGRIYAFFKQIGTQTGRITCINPNLQTIPIKSEIGRNIRRAFIAPQGFKIVVADYSQIELRILAHLSGDENMIEAFIKGRDIHAETAKNILGKVSITEEDRRKAKTINFGIFYGLSPYGLSKELSISYEEAEEIIRDYFRAYPKVKEWIDYTIKEATEKGEVRTIFGRKRKIFELFHSKREVREQGERMAVNTPVQGSAADIIKLAMINIYKEVIKNSKDIKLVLQLHDELIFEVKEEKVDDFLIVLKNCMEKVYNLRVPLEVKVGVGRNWFDAKRD; encoded by the coding sequence ATGTCCTTGCTTTTACTTGTTGATGCAACATCTCTTGCTTACAGAGCCTTTTTTGCTTTTGAGAAAAATCCATTAAGAAATTCAAAGGGGGAGAATACTTCTGCTATTTTTGCCTTTACAAATTCTTTTTTAAGGCTTCTTGAAGAATATAAACCTACACATGCTGCTCTTGTTTTTGATGCAAAGGGAAAAACAAAAAGGCACGAAATTTATTCAGCATATAAAGCAACAAGACCAAAAGCACCGGATGAACTTACCTTCAGTTTAATATGGATAAAGGAGATTGGAAAAGCATTAAAAATAAAAATTTTTGAAATTGAAGGATATGAGGCAGATGATGTTATAGCTACTATTGCTAAAAAAGCAGAAAAAGAAGGTTTTAAAGTATTAATTCAGACCTCGGATAAGGATATTTTGCAGATAGTAAATGAAAACATTTGGGTTCTTGATACAAGACCAAAAGAAGAGATTCTTTATAACCCTCAGAGGGTTAAGGAGAAATATGGACTTCCCCCGGAAAAACTTTCAGATTATTTTACCTTAATAGGGGATTCAATAGATAATATTCCTGGTATTCCAGGAATAGGTGAAAAAAGGGCAAAAGAGATTCTTGAAAAATATTCTCTTGAAGAAATTTTAGAAGAACCTTCAAAAATATCAGATAAAAATGTTGTAGAAATTATAAAAAATAATAGGGATATAATAGAGGTAAATAAAAAACTTATAAAGCTTGAACTTGATGTGCCTATATACTTAGATATGGAAGAGCTTAGAATAAAGGAACCAGATTTAGAAAAATTGTTTGAAATTTTCCGAATGTTTGAGTTCAGAACTCTGATGAAAAAATTTTCTACATATTTACCTGATATAAAATTAAAGGAAGATTATGAAAAAGTTAATAAGTTCCCAATTGCAGTGCATTTGAGAGATGGTGATATAGTGGGATTTTATGAAGAGGCTTTTAAAATAAAAGATGAAGATTTTAAGGATATTGTAATTAATGAAAATAAAGAAATTTTTGTTCCTGATGCAAAAAAGTTTTATAAGAGAACTTTAAAAAAAGGAATTGATGTAAGGGCAAAGGTTTATGATCCAATAATAATCTATCAGCTTTTATATCCTGAAAAACCTGAGCCAGACGAAGAAACTATTACTCTTGAATTTCTCGGTAAAAGATTATCAGATTTATCTTCAAAGCGGGAAGTTGAAATTCTTTATGTAATAAAAAAAGTAATTCCAAAGTTAATGGAAGAGATTTTCAGGGAGGAACTTGATGGGGTTTATTTTAAAATTGAAAATCCTTTAACAAGAGTGCTTGCAGAGATGGAACTTTCTGGTGTTTTAATTGACAGAAAAATATTTACAGATCTTGAGTTTGATATTCTTAAAAAATTAAAGCTTATTCAGGAGGAAATATTCAGTATCTGTGGAACAAGATTCAATTTAAATTCGCCTCTTAAGCTTAGAAAAATTCTGTTTGAAAAACTTAAATTAAAGCCAAAAAAGAGAACAAAAACAGGGTATTCAACAGACCAAACTGTTTTACAAGAACTCGCAAAGGAACATATTGTTCCAAGAAAAATACTTGAATATCGAGAATTATTTAAGATTTTATCAACTTATATAACACCTTTGAAATCACTTATAGACCCTGAGACAGGTAGAATATACGCCTTTTTTAAACAGATAGGAACACAGACAGGTAGAATAACCTGCATAAATCCAAATCTTCAGACAATACCTATAAAATCAGAGATAGGAAGAAATATAAGGAGGGCATTTATTGCTCCTCAAGGTTTTAAAATTGTTGTAGCTGATTATTCCCAGATAGAACTCAGGATTCTTGCTCATCTTTCCGGTGATGAAAATATGATAGAGGCGTTTATAAAAGGAAGAGATATTCATGCTGAAACTGCCAAGAATATCTTGGGTAAGGTTTCAATTACAGAAGAAGACAGAAGAAAGGCAAAAACTATTAATTTTGGTATTTTTTATGGTTTATCTCCTTACGGTTTGTCAAAGGAACTATCTATTTCTTATGAGGAAGCAGAAGAAATTATAAGGGATTACTTTAGAGCCTATCCTAAAGTTAAGGAATGGATTGATTATACTATAAAAGAAGCAACAGAAAAAGGGGAGGTTAGGACAATATTTGGAAGAAAGAGGAAGATTTTTGAATTATTTCATTCAAAGAGGGAAGTAAGGGAGCAGGGTGAAAGAATGGCAGTAAATACTCCTGTTCAGGGTTCAGCTGCAGATATCATAAAACTTGCCATGATAAACATATATAAAGAAGTAATTAAAAATTCAAAAGATATAAAACTTGTTTTACAGCTACATGATGAGCTAATTTTTGAGGTTAAGGAGGAAAAAGTAGATGATTTTTTGATTGTGTTGAAAAATTGTATGGAAAAAGTTTATAATTTAAGAGTGCCACTTGAGGTAAAGGTGGGGGTAGGTAGAAACTGGTTTGATGCGAAGAGGGATTGA